AGGCCAAAGAGCTACTGTGAGGACTAACCGGACTGCCAGAAAGTCAACCAAGGTGACAGGGCATAAGTCAGGTGTTGTCGAGGTATTCCTCCATAAAGAGCGCCATTTGACATACCCTGCCCAACCAGGTAAATAGGCTAAGTTCTCTTTAATAAAAGATTCCTGATGGTCAACAGTCACACCTAACTTAGTCAAACAAACGACAATGGTCTCTTCAGCATTATCAGGTAACTGAGTTAACCAATCCTTAATTACCTGACTTCCAAGGTGCAAGGAGTAATCATAACTTGCTAAGCGTAAGAACGCGGCATAAAAACCTTGATGACGATTGGGCGCCTCAATGGTTCCTTGCCCCATGTCTAAAAAGACACCACACCATTTAATCAGTTCACGATTCACTACCTCAAGCTTTGGCGCGGCCTGAGTAGAGCCAAATAATCGCTGACCTTCTAAGAGTGCCTCTTCAAAAGGTAAGGACTCAAGTCCTTGCAACGGATTACAGGCAATAAAGGTCTCTAAAGGCCAGACTGGGGCAAGGCATTGAGCGGCATTGTTTACTAGGGCTTGAACATGCGCTTGCTGTTGTTTGGGCGCAGTTAACGTCGACATCGATTGATACTCGCTTATGGTTTGGTGTTTTTTGGCATGATTCGTACTCATAAGAGGACTCCTTAATAGTGATAGTTGTTGCGATGGGCGGTGATGGTTTTGGGATGCGGCTGACTGCCATTTAAGGCGCGCACATACAATTGGCGCCATAACTTAGTTTGTTGCAGAGCACGCGAGTCTTTTAAATTCATACCCAGCCATAAAATAATAAAGAGGGTAAACACAACTAAATGGATTAGGTTTAAAGTCGGTAGTCCTTGTGTCGAATAAGTTGGGAAGAATGATTCAATCAAATGAATGCTCTCTCCGTAAAAGAGACCCACGAACGACACGATAAGGAAGGCTGGAATAATTCGTTTGACCAGTGCGCCTTGTCTAACCAAGGTGTAGGCAAGCTGGGTGCCGGATATAAACGCAAAGCCTACCAGAAAAGTGGTAGGCTGCAGGGTCAATAAAGGTTTTCCACTTGTTAGGGCAAAACTCAAAGCACCTGCTAAGCCCATCAAGCATGACAGCGCAAAGCGAAGCAATGAATGGTGAGAAGCCTTCATTTTTTCTCTGCTCGTGTTTAAAGCTGAGCCAGCATTCAAAAACAAGTAGGCTTTAAATAAACCATGCCAACACAAGTGAGCAACTGCTGCAGGGAAAAGACCTAAACCACACTGCATCATCATAAACCCCATCTGCGCCAGGGTAGAGTTTGCTAACATGCGCTTGATGTCACTTTGTAAGAGTTTCCACACGCTGCCTAAAATTGCTGTGAGTGCGCCAATCAGAAACACAACCTGCAACAGATGTCCTTCGGTTAAGAAAAGAGGCGCAAATCGAACGAGAATAAAACCGCCCCCATTCACTAAGCCCGCATGCATTAAGGCAGATATAGGCGTTGGTGAGTTTAATGAGCTGGTTAACCAGCGGTGAAAAGGCCATTGCGCAGATTGTGTCAGTGCACTGACGAGAAGAAGTACAAGTATGCCGGTTAAAAAGGGCCAGGGGAGTTGGGTGGCTTGAGCATTGATAGCCGTTATCGAGCTACTACCCGTTGCTTGATATAACAAAAGAAAAGACGCGAACAACGCTGCACTACCTAAACCAAGCGTTTTTAATGCTAAGATGCCTGCGTGTTTCGCGGCCGCCCACTCACTTTTATGAATCATTAATGAAACAAGCAAGCAATTGCTACAAGTCCACGCCATCCAAAACAACACCAGATTATCCGCATAGGCCATCACAATAGCACTACAGGTAAGTGCTGCTAATTTGAGAAAGTAAAGACGATAGCGCCTATCGCCTGCCATATAGCGCCGGGAAAATTGATGAACAATGAAACTTACCAATAAAATCAGCGTGCTCATCAATAAAGACAAGCTGTCTGCTTTAAGGCCAAAAAGTATTACTTTATTGTCATAGTGAGGGAGGTAAAGGAAGCCCAGACAACTACCCATCAATCCAACGCCAATAAAGGATGAAGATAATTGAGCGCCACGTATTGGACTTTTTTTATAAAACAAGCCGCTGATGATAAAGCCAATAAAGGGG
The sequence above is a segment of the Legionella busanensis genome. Coding sequences within it:
- a CDS encoding proton-conducting transporter membrane subunit, coding for MSYFSEYLRFYPLFLVLIPFIGFIISGLFYKKSPIRGAQLSSSFIGVGLMGSCLGFLYLPHYDNKVILFGLKADSLSLLMSTLILLVSFIVHQFSRRYMAGDRRYRLYFLKLAALTCSAIVMAYADNLVLFWMAWTCSNCLLVSLMIHKSEWAAAKHAGILALKTLGLGSAALFASFLLLYQATGSSSITAINAQATQLPWPFLTGILVLLLVSALTQSAQWPFHRWLTSSLNSPTPISALMHAGLVNGGGFILVRFAPLFLTEGHLLQVVFLIGALTAILGSVWKLLQSDIKRMLANSTLAQMGFMMMQCGLGLFPAAVAHLCWHGLFKAYLFLNAGSALNTSREKMKASHHSLLRFALSCLMGLAGALSFALTSGKPLLTLQPTTFLVGFAFISGTQLAYTLVRQGALVKRIIPAFLIVSFVGLFYGESIHLIESFFPTYSTQGLPTLNLIHLVVFTLFIILWLGMNLKDSRALQQTKLWRQLYVRALNGSQPHPKTITAHRNNYHY
- a CDS encoding putative inorganic carbon transporter subunit DabA, encoding MSTNHAKKHQTISEYQSMSTLTAPKQQQAHVQALVNNAAQCLAPVWPLETFIACNPLQGLESLPFEEALLEGQRLFGSTQAAPKLEVVNRELIKWCGVFLDMGQGTIEAPNRHQGFYAAFLRLASYDYSLHLGSQVIKDWLTQLPDNAEETIVVCLTKLGVTVDHQESFIKENLAYLPGWAGYVKWRSLWRNTSTTPDLCPVTLVDFLAVRLVLTVALWPEARWEKKKPKK